CTAATAACCGCAACGTTGTTCTCAACGAACTCACAGTACCTCTCGGTTCTCAGCTTAAACTCGGCTATCTTCATGAAGGGCCCTCCTCCTGCTATCCTCTGGAGCTCCTTAACTATGGGATCCATGTCAACGCTACCATCGTAAGCTATCAGCTTTGCTTGCTCTTTTGTCATTGGAAGCAGGTTAGAGATGAGCATTGAATCAACACCGAGCTTTCTGAGGTAAAGAGCCATCTTGGGTAATTGCTTATAGTTCTCCTTTGTCACAACCACCTCAACACCAATGACTGGTTTCTCCGTCTTGTACTTCTCTTTCAGCCTTACAAGAGTTTTTATCCTGTTCTCTACCACCTTTGAGGTAACGTGGCCGAGCCTTATCATGTCAGATGCCGTTGGTATGGCATCCATGGAGAAGTACACCATATCAACGCCGAGCTTTACAAACTCCTCAAGGATACTTTCAGTCAGGAGAACCCCATTTGAGCTCATTCCAAGGGCAAAACCCCTTCTCTTCACCTCCCTAACCATATCCATGAATTTTGGATGAACTGCCGGTTCTCCAATTCCCCCAAAATACACCATCTTCAGGTCAGGGAACTCTTCGGCATCATCAAGGATCTTCAAAAAGAGATCCCAGTCCATATCTCCCTCTTCATCCTCCCAGTACTGCTTGAAGCACATCTCACACTTAAGGTTGCAACGGTTCGTTATCTCGAGGTATAAGTACTTGAGATCGGGCTTTGGCTCTATCGAAACTTCAGCACCCCAAAGATGAAACTTCATTTTAACCCCCTCCAGCCGGTGGGAATATGCTTACTATATCTCCCTCCTTTAAAGGCGTTTCTAGGCCTTGGAGATGCTCAATGTTGTGGCCGTTTACCAAGATAATGTACCCCGCCTCAAGCTCTTCCTTAACCTTTGGGTACTTAGCGTAGATTTTCTCAAGAAGTTCCTTTACGGTTGAAGCTTCTTCCTCAAACATCCTTCTTCCTATAATTTCTATGAGGGTGGCAAAGACCTTGACCGTGACCTTGGGCATTCTTCAACCCCCTCCAATATTGTAAGCAAGTTCTTTATATACTCTCACACGAAATATTTTTGGGTGGTCAAATGCTTCTGGAGGCTCCGGTTTACAAGGAGATTTTCGGTGCTGTAACAATTTATGAGCTACAAAAAGTTATAAAGATGGATACCGAAACCGAGGAAGTTCCCATTTACACGATAACTAACCTCCCTCGAGATAAGATTTACGAGACCCTGGGAAAAATGGCAGTGATAGTGCCAATGAAGAACGAGAAGCTTCACTTGGTAGATGGCGTTCTTAAGGCAATCCCACACAAGTGTCCAATAATAATAGTCTCAAACAGCAAGAGGGAAGGACCTAACAGGTACAAGATGGAAGTTGACTTGGTGAGGCACTTCTACAACTTAACTCACTCTAAAGTTATAATGGTTCATCAGAAGGATCCTGGACTCGCCAAGGCATTCAAGGAAGTTGGCTACACAGATATTCTTGACAACAGTGGGAACATAAGAAATGGAAAGGGAGAAGGCATGTTGATTGGAATACTCCTCGCCAAGGTGATTGGAGCCGAGTACGTTGGATTTGTTGATGCAGACAACTACATCCCAGGCTCTGTAAACGAGTACGTAAAAGATTATGCAGCGGGATTTCTCATGAGTGAGAGCGATTACACAATGGTAAGGCTTCACTGGAGGCACAAGCCTAAAGTCACAAAGGGAACTCTGTACTTCAAGAAGTGGGGAAGGGTCAGCGAAATCACAAACCACTATTTAAACATGCTCATAAGCGAGCAGACAGCATTTGAAACAACGATAATGGTAACAGGGAACGCGGGAGAGCATGCGATGACTATGAAGTTAGCCGAGATAATGCCCTTCTCTACGGGCTATTCAATAGAACCCTACGAAATAGTCTACCTTCTAGAGAGATTCGGGAAGTGGGAAGAGGTCGAGGAGTTCAAGGACGTCTTCGATCAAGGAATAGAGATATTCCAAATTGAAACGTTGAACCCCCACTTCCATGAGGATAAGGGCCAGGAGCACGTCAAGGAGATGATCCTGCTAAGCTTGGCAACAATCTATCACTCAAAGCTGGCTTCAAATACTTTAAAGAAGAGAATCCTCGCGGACTTGGTGGAGCACGGCATAATTAAGAGGGGCGAAGAGCCCCCAAAGCCCATAATTATGAGGCCAATTAAGGATATTCCGATAAAGGAGTGGTTTGAGATAGCTGAGGACAACGCAGAAACCCTGCTGAGGTTTGAGGTATGATCAGGGTTATATTCTTTGACTTGGATAAAACCCTACTCCCAGAGTACGATCCTGAGCCGGCCAAACCAGTAATAAAGGAGCTCAAGAGGAGGGGCTATGAAATAATCTTCAACTCATCAAAGACGAGGGCAGAGCAAGAGTACTATAGGGAGCACCTTAAGGTGGGAACACCCTTCATAGTGGAAAACGGGAGTGCAATTTACATTCCAAAGGGCTACTTCCCATTTTCAATCCAGGGCAGGGAGACCAGGGAATACATAGTTGTTGAGCTCGGAGTTGGGGTTGAGGAAATAAGGAAGGAGCTAAAGGCCCTAGAGACGTCCTACGGCCTCAAATATTATGCAAACTCTACAAAGGAAGAAATTGCAGAGTTCACGAAGATGCCCCTTGATCTGGTTCCCTTAGCAATGGAAAGGGAGTACAGCGAAACGATATTCACTTGGAGCAGGGACGGCTGGCAGGACATTCTCAAGGGGAGAGGGTTTAACGTTACGATGGGAAGCAGGTTTTATGCCGTCCACGGGCACTCTGATAAAGGGAAGGCGGCTAAAATTCTCCTAGACTTATATAGGAGGCTCGATCAGGTTAAGAGCTATGCCGTTGGTGACGGTTACAATGACTTCCCCATGTTCGATGTCGTTGATGAGGCCTTTCTCATAGGGAAGTTGAGGCATGAAAATGCAAAAAATGTCTCCTCGATAGAGGAAGTTTTGGAGGTGATAGAATGAAAACCCTGATATTAGCTGGGGGTAAAGGAACGAGGCTCTGGCCCTTAAGCAGAGAGATGATGCCCAAGCAGTTCATAAAGTTCTTCAACGAGAAGTCCCTATTCCAGAAAACCATGGAGAGGGCTTTACTATTCTCAAAGCCGAAAGAGATATTCATAGTGACAAATAGGGAGTACAGGTTTAGGGTTCTCGATGATCTTGATGAACTGGGAGTTAAGGTTCCTGAGGAAAACGTCCTCCTTGAGCCAGTTGGAAAGAACACGCTACCCGCGATATACTGGGGCCTTAAAGTCATAGATGAAAACTATGGCGACTCCATAGTTGCCGTCCTTCCAAGCGATCACGCGATTGAGGTTAATGACAACTACATCGAAGCCTTCAAGAAGGCAGAAAAGCTCGCGGAGAAGTACCTCGTCACCTTTGGAATAAAGCCAACCAAACCCCACACAGGCTACGGTTACATAAAGCCGGGGGAGAAGATAGAGGTAGAGGGGAAGTTCCTGGGGTACTTAGTTGATGAGTTCAAGGAGAAGCCAGACCTTGAAACAGCGAAGAGGTACGTCGAGAGCGGCTACTACTGGAACAGCGGAATGTTCATGTTCAGAACATCCGTTTTCATGGAGGAAGCTAGAAGGCATGCCCCCGAAGTTGTTAGAGCGTTTGAGGATGGAAAGAACATAGAGGAAATATATGAGCTCGCCCCAGAGATAAGCGTTGACTACGGAGTAATGGAGAAGACTGACAAAGCAGCTGTAGTTCCACTGAACACCTACTGGAACGACCTTGGAAGCTTCGATGCGGTCTATGAAGCTTTAGAAAAGGATGAAAGCGGGAACGCGGTAAAGGTCAGGGGCTTCAAGGCCAAGTACATAAACGTTGATTCAAGGAACAATCTAATCCTCACGGAGAGGCTTACCGCTACGGTTGGAGTTGAAGACCTAGTAATAATAGATACTGGAGATGCCCTGCTCGTCGCGAAGAAGGGAGAGACCCAGAAGGTGAAGGAAGTATACAAGAGGCTTAAAGAGCAGAAAGATGAGAGGGCGGTAGTTCATAGAACCGCCTATAGGCCCTGGGGTAGCTATACAGTTCTAGAGGAGGGAGAGAGGTACAAGATAAAGAGGATAACAGTTCTCCCAGGGAAGAAGCTCTCCCTCCAGATGCACTACCACAGGAGCGAGCACTGGGTGGTCGTTAGGGGAACCGCTAAGGTTCGGGTCGGGGACAAGGAGTTCATCTTGAGGCCAGGGGAGAGCACCTTCATCCCTGCAGGTGTAGTTCACAGGCTCGAGAACCCAGGAAAGGTAATTCTGGAAGTCATAGAAACTCAGATCGGAGAGTACTTAGAAGAGGACGACATAGTCAGGCTACAAGACGATTACGGAAGGGAATAACCTTTTAACTTTTCTTTACTATTCACCGAGGGTGATAAAATGGGGAAGCTCTTTGGAACGTTCGGAGTTAGGGGCATCGCCAACGAGAAGATAACCCCAGAGTTCGCCCTGAAGATAGGGATGGCCTTCGGAACGATGCTGAAGAGGGAGGGCAGGAAAAAACCATTAGTTGTCGTTGGCAGGGACACGAGGGTAAGTGGAGAGATGCTCAAGAACGCGCTGATAAGCGGACTTCTGAGCGTTGGTTGTGATGTTATCGACGTAGGCATCGCTCCAACCCCAGCGGTTCAGTGGGCAACCAAGCACTTCAACGCCGATGGAGGGGCAGTAATTACAGCCTCCCACAATCCTCCAGAGTACAACGGAATAAAGCTCCTCGAACCTAACGGAATGGGACTAAAGAAGGAGAGAGAGGCAGTAGTTGAGGAGCTCTTCTTTAAGGAAGACTTCGACAGGGCAAAGTGGTGGGAGATAGGTGAGGTCAGGAGGGA
This window of the Pyrococcus kukulkanii genome carries:
- a CDS encoding tungsten cofactor oxidoreductase radical SAM maturase produces the protein MKFHLWGAEVSIEPKPDLKYLYLEITNRCNLKCEMCFKQYWEDEEGDMDWDLFLKILDDAEEFPDLKMVYFGGIGEPAVHPKFMDMVREVKRRGFALGMSSNGVLLTESILEEFVKLGVDMVYFSMDAIPTASDMIRLGHVTSKVVENRIKTLVRLKEKYKTEKPVIGVEVVVTKENYKQLPKMALYLRKLGVDSMLISNLLPMTKEQAKLIAYDGSVDMDPIVKELQRIAGGGPFMKIAEFKLRTERYCEFVENNVAVIRWDGEVFPCYRFLHTYPEVIFGREKKVIAHSFGNVKDKSLKDIWMSRDFVWFRFVVKASAYPSCVDCPLNTSCSFVLDTKQDCWSNSPSCGDCLWGRGIILCPIPTEYMGKFL
- a CDS encoding MoaD family protein is translated as MPKVTVKVFATLIEIIGRRMFEEEASTVKELLEKIYAKYPKVKEELEAGYIILVNGHNIEHLQGLETPLKEGDIVSIFPPAGGG
- the mpgS gene encoding mannosyl-3-phosphoglycerate synthase gives rise to the protein MLLEAPVYKEIFGAVTIYELQKVIKMDTETEEVPIYTITNLPRDKIYETLGKMAVIVPMKNEKLHLVDGVLKAIPHKCPIIIVSNSKREGPNRYKMEVDLVRHFYNLTHSKVIMVHQKDPGLAKAFKEVGYTDILDNSGNIRNGKGEGMLIGILLAKVIGAEYVGFVDADNYIPGSVNEYVKDYAAGFLMSESDYTMVRLHWRHKPKVTKGTLYFKKWGRVSEITNHYLNMLISEQTAFETTIMVTGNAGEHAMTMKLAEIMPFSTGYSIEPYEIVYLLERFGKWEEVEEFKDVFDQGIEIFQIETLNPHFHEDKGQEHVKEMILLSLATIYHSKLASNTLKKRILADLVEHGIIKRGEEPPKPIIMRPIKDIPIKEWFEIAEDNAETLLRFEV
- the mpgP gene encoding mannosyl-3-phosphoglycerate phosphatase — encoded protein: MIRVIFFDLDKTLLPEYDPEPAKPVIKELKRRGYEIIFNSSKTRAEQEYYREHLKVGTPFIVENGSAIYIPKGYFPFSIQGRETREYIVVELGVGVEEIRKELKALETSYGLKYYANSTKEEIAEFTKMPLDLVPLAMEREYSETIFTWSRDGWQDILKGRGFNVTMGSRFYAVHGHSDKGKAAKILLDLYRRLDQVKSYAVGDGYNDFPMFDVVDEAFLIGKLRHENAKNVSSIEEVLEVIE
- a CDS encoding mannose-1-phosphate guanylyltransferase/mannose-6-phosphate isomerase is translated as MKTLILAGGKGTRLWPLSREMMPKQFIKFFNEKSLFQKTMERALLFSKPKEIFIVTNREYRFRVLDDLDELGVKVPEENVLLEPVGKNTLPAIYWGLKVIDENYGDSIVAVLPSDHAIEVNDNYIEAFKKAEKLAEKYLVTFGIKPTKPHTGYGYIKPGEKIEVEGKFLGYLVDEFKEKPDLETAKRYVESGYYWNSGMFMFRTSVFMEEARRHAPEVVRAFEDGKNIEEIYELAPEISVDYGVMEKTDKAAVVPLNTYWNDLGSFDAVYEALEKDESGNAVKVRGFKAKYINVDSRNNLILTERLTATVGVEDLVIIDTGDALLVAKKGETQKVKEVYKRLKEQKDERAVVHRTAYRPWGSYTVLEEGERYKIKRITVLPGKKLSLQMHYHRSEHWVVVRGTAKVRVGDKEFILRPGESTFIPAGVVHRLENPGKVILEVIETQIGEYLEEDDIVRLQDDYGRE